The Christiangramia flava JLT2011 genome has a segment encoding these proteins:
- a CDS encoding sulfatase family protein, which translates to MSHYYKLFILSALLIVTSCKDYSEERIAETHTTYKQPNIIFIMADDHAEQAISAYGHPVSQLAPTPNIDRIAQNGAKFLNNFCTNSICGPSRAVILTGKFSHMNGFRMNGEKFDGSQATLPKYLHQAGYQTAITGKWHLDGEPQGFDYWNILKDQGNYYNPDFIKGKDTTRIEGYATDIITDMALNWLQNDRKKDQPFFLMVHHKAPHRNWMPPLRYINKYDSIQFPVPDTYFSKHKNQVAAQEQLQTIYEDMYEGHDLKMVVEKGSDSLRHNPWTTDFDRMSSEQRAAWNKAYRPKNDAFFDADLSGRELAEWKFQRYMRDYMGCVAAVDDGVGALLDYLEKSGLAENTIVVYTTDQGFYLGEKGFFDKRFMYEQSLDMPLLMQYPARIKKGITVDALTQNLDFAPTFLDFANAKIPEEMQGKSLKPLLMQDSVGNFRDAVYYHYYDFPAFHMVKRQYGVRTDRYKLIHFYDDIDEWELYDLQKDPQEEENLYDHAEYAEIQKQLHQKLKDLQQQYQVTEEEFQTTPPEEVAQAYKNFARLAGEDPKTYPEEKKTKLKK; encoded by the coding sequence ATGTCCCACTACTACAAACTTTTTATTCTTTCCGCATTACTCATTGTCACTTCTTGCAAAGACTATTCAGAAGAACGAATCGCTGAAACCCATACTACCTACAAGCAGCCAAATATCATCTTTATCATGGCTGATGATCATGCAGAACAGGCCATTAGTGCCTATGGACATCCTGTAAGTCAGCTCGCTCCTACTCCTAATATTGATCGAATTGCTCAGAATGGCGCTAAGTTCCTGAATAATTTCTGTACCAATTCCATTTGTGGACCTAGTAGGGCGGTAATTCTCACGGGAAAATTCAGCCATATGAATGGCTTCCGAATGAATGGTGAAAAATTCGACGGGTCGCAGGCAACACTGCCTAAATATCTTCATCAAGCAGGTTATCAAACCGCGATCACCGGGAAATGGCATTTGGATGGGGAACCACAGGGTTTTGATTACTGGAATATTTTAAAAGATCAGGGGAATTATTACAATCCTGACTTCATTAAAGGCAAGGACACCACAAGAATTGAAGGCTACGCGACAGATATTATTACAGATATGGCCCTGAACTGGCTTCAAAATGATCGCAAAAAAGATCAGCCGTTCTTTCTTATGGTCCATCATAAGGCTCCTCACCGCAACTGGATGCCGCCACTTCGCTACATCAATAAATACGATTCTATTCAGTTCCCGGTACCAGACACCTATTTCTCGAAACATAAGAATCAGGTTGCCGCACAGGAACAACTGCAAACAATTTATGAAGACATGTACGAAGGTCATGACCTTAAAATGGTGGTAGAAAAGGGCAGCGATTCTCTGAGACACAATCCCTGGACGACCGATTTCGACCGAATGAGCAGCGAGCAGCGCGCAGCCTGGAACAAAGCTTATCGCCCAAAGAATGATGCTTTTTTCGATGCGGATCTTTCTGGGAGAGAGTTGGCAGAATGGAAGTTTCAGCGTTACATGCGCGATTACATGGGATGTGTGGCAGCTGTAGATGATGGCGTTGGAGCCCTGTTGGACTATCTGGAAAAAAGCGGGCTGGCTGAAAATACCATCGTAGTATATACTACCGATCAAGGATTTTACCTGGGAGAAAAAGGTTTTTTTGACAAACGTTTCATGTATGAGCAATCGCTGGACATGCCATTATTAATGCAATATCCGGCAAGGATCAAAAAGGGCATTACAGTTGATGCACTCACTCAAAATCTCGATTTTGCGCCCACTTTCCTGGATTTTGCCAATGCTAAAATACCTGAAGAGATGCAAGGAAAATCCTTAAAACCACTCCTAATGCAGGATTCGGTTGGCAATTTCAGGGACGCAGTTTATTACCATTATTATGATTTCCCCGCTTTCCATATGGTGAAACGCCAATATGGTGTGCGGACAGATCGATACAAATTGATCCATTTTTATGACGATATTGATGAATGGGAACTATATGATCTTCAGAAGGATCCGCAGGAAGAAGAAAATTTATATGACCATGCTGAATATGCTGAAATTCAGAAGCAATTACATCAGAAATTAAAAGACCTTCAGCAGCAATATCAGGTTACTGAGGAAGAATTTCAAACAACTCCACCGGAAGAAGTAGCGCAGGCTTATAAAAACTTTGCACGCCTGGCAGGGGAAGATCCTAAAACCTACCCGGAAGAGAAAAAAACGAAACTCAAAAAATAA
- a CDS encoding LuxR C-terminal-related transcriptional regulator, whose product MILRFLKYLAVTIISVQYCFSQEFVPPIQNYSPNFYNAASQNWDVAVAENGFVYVANNQGLLLFDGINWELHTLPGPSIIRSVYVAGERIFTGSYQEFGYWEFDDTGNLTYTSLKNLMKDIKLESEEFWDITGIDGDIYFRSFGAVYKYDGKTINRISNLVTTAFNNFNGQLLIAQRRNDISVLDKNGKVSEFISDADLKLNNVVDMIAAGDTLFIGTRDKLYTYSEGNFSAFPNIALNNLLASYELNHLVSATEKLLVFGTVKNGIVVYDRRAKSIVSFNRASGLQNNTVLGMAADNGKIWLALDRGVDLIDLDSPVKFYTDNTGELGAVYDLVNFAGNTYIASNTGIYNFKNDKIQQLRDAEGHTWNLEVINNRLFANHNTGTFLIDGDQLIPIDTRTGSFQLVKNPLNQNEIFICHYTGLSRYDLDQNKVTEVDSVKFPVKEMVIQQNELWMAHPYEGLFHAILGEDQSVLKVEKLPALDGKNENYKPRLYHINNQVVAFVNGRWFKYNFFKNAFEDFTEFSKYQKERLIKAEGNQYYFLDENSDQIFLSNLEDEVIPLPNSEMNTRLVKANENVIKENDSVLYVTLNDGYAKVEISQLNKKRDEAFPVIRQVRNNDSLLHLGDGMELDFQNSRNLVFKVGMPNSSDELLEYRVMGSDSIRGKVENGMINLRNLNEGPYTLLLDKAGANFQDPVGFDFVILPPWYLSNSMKLIYLLIFLFGLGLIVWFNKQKLRKHQLRLEEKFEAEHKERLEKLEKQQLMKEIDVKRKELANTTMMAAKKNEVLMEIQSELNKDKVKFSNEYRLKHIMTKINRAVKNKDEWKVFETNFNEVHEDFFKEVLERFPNLTNKDLKLCSYLKMNLSSKEIAPLMGISVRGVEVHRYRLRKKMDLDSKTNLTKFLIKNF is encoded by the coding sequence ATGATTTTGAGATTTCTCAAATACCTGGCAGTTACTATCATTTCGGTACAATATTGCTTTTCTCAGGAGTTTGTACCACCTATACAAAATTATTCACCCAACTTCTACAATGCAGCCAGTCAAAATTGGGATGTTGCAGTAGCTGAAAACGGCTTTGTATATGTTGCCAATAACCAGGGACTGCTCCTTTTTGACGGAATAAACTGGGAACTGCATACGCTGCCCGGGCCATCTATTATACGTTCGGTATATGTTGCGGGAGAACGAATTTTCACGGGTTCCTATCAGGAATTTGGTTATTGGGAATTTGATGACACTGGAAATCTTACCTATACCTCGTTAAAAAACCTGATGAAGGATATCAAGTTGGAGAGCGAGGAATTTTGGGATATTACGGGTATAGACGGGGATATTTATTTTCGCTCATTCGGAGCGGTATATAAGTACGATGGAAAGACAATAAATAGGATATCGAACCTGGTCACCACGGCTTTTAATAATTTCAATGGGCAATTATTGATAGCGCAGCGCCGAAATGATATCTCAGTTCTAGATAAGAATGGGAAGGTTTCAGAATTTATCAGTGATGCCGATCTGAAGCTCAACAATGTAGTAGATATGATCGCTGCTGGAGATACCCTTTTCATTGGTACGCGCGATAAACTGTATACGTATTCTGAAGGTAATTTCAGTGCTTTTCCGAATATTGCCCTAAACAATCTTTTAGCTTCTTATGAATTAAACCATCTGGTAAGTGCCACAGAAAAATTATTGGTTTTCGGTACCGTAAAAAATGGTATCGTGGTGTACGATCGCAGGGCAAAATCTATTGTGAGTTTTAATCGAGCTTCCGGTTTGCAAAATAATACCGTTCTGGGAATGGCTGCCGATAATGGCAAGATCTGGCTGGCCTTAGATCGTGGAGTGGATTTGATCGATCTTGATTCGCCGGTAAAATTCTATACCGATAATACCGGGGAATTGGGGGCAGTATACGACCTGGTAAATTTTGCTGGCAATACCTACATCGCCAGCAATACGGGAATCTATAATTTCAAAAATGACAAAATTCAGCAGCTACGAGATGCTGAAGGTCATACCTGGAATCTGGAGGTGATCAATAATCGGTTGTTCGCCAATCACAATACGGGTACGTTTTTAATTGATGGAGATCAACTCATACCTATAGATACACGGACCGGTAGTTTTCAGCTTGTGAAAAACCCATTGAATCAAAATGAAATTTTCATTTGCCATTATACGGGTCTTAGTCGATATGATCTGGATCAGAATAAGGTTACCGAAGTTGATTCAGTTAAATTTCCCGTAAAGGAAATGGTGATTCAGCAGAATGAGTTATGGATGGCCCATCCCTATGAGGGCCTGTTTCACGCGATATTAGGGGAAGACCAATCGGTTTTGAAAGTTGAAAAACTACCGGCTTTAGATGGAAAGAATGAGAATTACAAACCTCGACTGTACCATATCAATAACCAGGTGGTAGCATTTGTAAATGGAAGATGGTTTAAATACAATTTTTTTAAAAATGCATTTGAAGATTTTACAGAATTCAGCAAATATCAGAAGGAGCGCTTGATCAAAGCGGAAGGAAATCAGTATTATTTTTTGGATGAAAATAGCGATCAGATCTTCCTGAGCAATCTGGAAGACGAGGTGATACCTTTGCCTAATTCAGAAATGAATACACGTTTGGTCAAGGCCAATGAAAATGTGATCAAAGAAAATGACTCGGTTCTCTACGTGACGCTCAATGACGGTTATGCAAAGGTTGAAATTTCTCAACTAAATAAGAAAAGGGACGAGGCCTTTCCGGTGATCAGGCAGGTCAGGAATAACGATAGTTTATTACACTTAGGGGATGGAATGGAATTGGACTTTCAGAATTCCCGAAACCTGGTCTTCAAAGTTGGAATGCCAAATTCCAGCGACGAATTGCTGGAATATCGTGTAATGGGTTCCGATAGTATCCGTGGAAAGGTGGAAAATGGAATGATCAATTTGCGAAATCTTAATGAAGGTCCCTACACACTATTATTGGACAAAGCCGGAGCAAATTTTCAGGATCCTGTTGGTTTCGATTTTGTAATTCTGCCACCCTGGTACCTTTCTAATTCTATGAAACTGATCTATCTTCTGATCTTTCTATTCGGGCTGGGCCTGATCGTTTGGTTCAATAAGCAGAAGTTACGCAAACACCAGCTGCGACTAGAGGAGAAATTTGAGGCCGAACATAAGGAGAGACTCGAAAAACTGGAGAAACAACAGCTGATGAAAGAGATCGATGTTAAAAGAAAGGAACTGGCTAACACCACGATGATGGCGGCTAAAAAGAACGAGGTTTTAATGGAGATTCAGAGTGAACTGAATAAAGACAAGGTGAAATTCAGCAATGAGTATCGTTTAAAACATATCATGACCAAGATTAACCGGGCAGTAAAGAACAAAGATGAATGGAAAGTCTTCGAAACAAATTTCAACGAAGTTCATGAAGATTTCTTTAAAGAAGTTCTGGAACGTTTTCCGAACCTCACCAATAAAGATTTAAAACTTTGTTCTTATTTAAAAATGAATTTAAGCTCTAAAGAAATTGCGCCACTAATGGGAATTTCAGTTCGAGGAGTAGAGGTTCACAGATACCGTCTACGAAAAAAAATGGACCTGGATAGTAAAACGAATTTGACAAAATTTCTCATTAAAAATTTCTAA
- a CDS encoding SusC/RagA family TonB-linked outer membrane protein: protein MKHKLFLLCALMLTLSSVIYAQQTKTVSGVITDANEVPLAGAQVKVIDKDIFSVTDFDGNFSLENVSVGDVFEVTYLGFASQQVTVSENDNYSIQLQEDAGQLDEVVVVGYGTQKKRDLTGSIATVDSEEIEKTPTANVMQSLQGKVSGVQIVSAGSPGDSPTVRVRGLGTFQDATNVLYVVDGVLYDNIDFLNTKDIKSINVLKDASSSAIYGVRAANGVVIIETKSGKKNQKPQFEYDGYTGIQRAQNVVKMANAEQFTTMAYESGSAPDVQFIMNAMQRYGRSRINPNVPAVNTDWYKEVMRDGFMQSHSIGVSGGAEKISYSVGTNYFEQEGILDMKNEYERFNIRSKIDVDLSDRFKAGVNSVFSNATKYTPENSAWFKAYFAVPIMPVMDPLNTDAAPIMYSNAQNLGYRATQNPFPDMEYNDNRQKIRKILASIYLQYEIIPDKLDFKTTYSHNLTAFEERYVDLPYTLGNNFEVISSIRRVNNTYSNQYWDNILTYDDEFGDHDITVMAGASYRDEATNEFNATGRDIAGISLESSWYLNFADPESFNNSVNEIGRRYYGISYFGRLAYNFKDKYLLYGTIRADGSSKFTKDPWGYFPSVGLGWVLSEENFLNNTEAIDFLKLRASWGKLGNDNVAASAGSNTIEVITVPFGDTQYTGTTATSVFSNNTWEVIEEKNFGLDLETFDSRLSINADYYIRDTKNAILPVYIPIVNTYVDRNSGTIRNQGLEFNAGWSQQVSDDFRFSIGANFTTLKNEATYIENEAGYIDSGSAEFRQRTQVGGPLFGFYGYERLGVYQNQQQIDNDPIAVANNLVPGDLIFNDRNGDGVIDDADRTILGSFLPDYTYGGNIGVNYKAFDFSMNFYGQGGNKILNRKRGEIIFTQDTNMDADLAINRWHGEGTTNEYPSSAGLRKAWNQKLSDFWVEDGDFFRIQNIQVGYTIESDALPYARVYMTAERPFTSFDYNGFSPEVPNGVDRQTYPIPSVYTVGLNIKI from the coding sequence ATGAAACACAAACTATTCTTACTTTGTGCTTTAATGCTAACGCTTTCAAGCGTCATTTATGCACAACAAACTAAAACAGTCTCTGGTGTTATCACCGATGCCAATGAAGTTCCTCTCGCCGGTGCGCAGGTTAAAGTTATCGATAAGGATATCTTTAGCGTAACCGACTTTGATGGAAACTTTAGTCTAGAGAATGTATCAGTAGGAGATGTATTCGAGGTTACCTACCTCGGTTTTGCTTCGCAGCAGGTTACCGTCTCTGAAAATGACAATTACTCCATTCAGCTTCAGGAGGATGCTGGACAATTAGATGAAGTGGTGGTAGTTGGTTACGGTACGCAGAAAAAGCGTGACCTAACCGGTTCGATCGCTACCGTAGATTCTGAAGAAATTGAAAAAACACCAACTGCCAACGTGATGCAATCATTACAAGGTAAGGTTTCGGGTGTGCAGATCGTAAGTGCCGGATCACCTGGTGATTCTCCAACTGTACGTGTTCGTGGTCTTGGAACCTTTCAGGATGCTACCAATGTATTATATGTAGTGGATGGGGTGCTTTACGATAATATCGATTTCCTGAATACGAAAGACATTAAATCTATAAACGTATTGAAAGATGCCTCTTCTTCTGCGATTTATGGGGTTAGAGCCGCCAATGGGGTGGTGATCATTGAAACCAAGTCTGGAAAAAAGAATCAGAAACCGCAATTTGAGTATGACGGTTATACAGGTATTCAGCGAGCACAAAACGTTGTGAAAATGGCCAATGCCGAGCAATTCACTACTATGGCTTACGAATCAGGTTCTGCTCCGGATGTCCAGTTTATTATGAACGCGATGCAGCGTTATGGCAGAAGCCGTATCAACCCAAATGTACCTGCGGTAAATACTGATTGGTATAAGGAAGTGATGCGTGACGGATTCATGCAGAGTCATAGTATAGGAGTAAGCGGAGGTGCCGAAAAAATTTCTTACTCGGTTGGAACCAATTACTTCGAACAGGAAGGTATTCTGGATATGAAAAACGAATATGAGCGTTTTAACATTCGCTCCAAGATCGATGTAGACCTTTCTGATAGGTTTAAGGCTGGGGTGAATTCCGTTTTCAGTAATGCTACAAAATATACACCTGAAAATTCAGCATGGTTTAAGGCTTATTTCGCAGTGCCAATTATGCCGGTGATGGATCCGTTAAATACAGATGCGGCTCCAATCATGTATTCCAATGCTCAAAATCTTGGGTATAGAGCGACTCAGAACCCTTTTCCTGATATGGAATACAATGATAATCGCCAGAAGATCCGTAAGATCCTTGCAAGTATTTATTTGCAGTATGAGATTATCCCTGATAAGCTCGATTTTAAAACGACTTATAGTCACAACTTGACAGCTTTTGAAGAGCGTTATGTAGACCTGCCTTACACGTTAGGGAATAACTTTGAAGTGATTTCCAGCATTAGAAGGGTGAATAATACTTATTCTAACCAGTATTGGGATAATATCCTTACCTACGATGACGAGTTTGGTGATCACGATATTACAGTGATGGCCGGTGCGTCTTATAGAGATGAGGCGACTAATGAGTTCAATGCAACGGGTAGAGATATTGCCGGTATCAGCCTGGAAAGCAGCTGGTACCTGAACTTTGCTGATCCTGAATCTTTTAATAACAGCGTGAATGAAATTGGAAGACGTTATTACGGGATTTCCTATTTTGGAAGACTGGCTTACAATTTTAAAGATAAATACCTATTGTACGGAACAATTCGTGCTGATGGTTCTTCGAAATTCACTAAAGACCCTTGGGGTTATTTCCCGTCTGTAGGTCTTGGTTGGGTGCTTTCTGAGGAAAATTTCCTAAATAATACGGAAGCTATCGATTTCTTGAAATTAAGAGCAAGCTGGGGTAAACTTGGTAATGATAATGTAGCTGCCAGTGCCGGATCTAACACGATTGAGGTAATTACCGTTCCTTTTGGAGATACCCAGTATACTGGAACAACTGCTACCAGCGTATTTTCAAATAATACCTGGGAAGTGATCGAGGAGAAGAACTTTGGTTTAGATTTAGAGACTTTTGACAGTCGATTATCGATCAATGCTGATTATTATATCAGAGACACGAAAAATGCTATTTTACCGGTGTATATTCCAATTGTAAACACTTATGTAGACAGGAATTCCGGAACGATTCGTAACCAGGGTCTGGAATTTAATGCAGGGTGGAGCCAGCAGGTTTCTGATGATTTCAGATTTTCTATCGGTGCAAACTTTACCACGTTAAAGAACGAAGCAACATATATCGAAAATGAAGCGGGATATATCGATTCTGGTAGTGCAGAATTCCGTCAAAGAACTCAGGTTGGAGGTCCGCTTTTCGGATTCTATGGTTATGAGAGACTTGGAGTATACCAGAATCAGCAGCAAATAGACAATGATCCGATCGCTGTAGCCAATAACCTGGTACCTGGAGACCTGATCTTCAATGACCGAAATGGAGATGGTGTGATCGATGATGCTGATAGAACGATTCTAGGTTCTTTCCTTCCAGATTATACTTATGGTGGTAACATTGGTGTGAATTACAAGGCTTTTGATTTCTCTATGAACTTCTATGGTCAGGGCGGTAATAAGATCCTGAACAGAAAAAGAGGGGAAATCATTTTTACCCAGGATACCAATATGGATGCAGATCTGGCGATCAATAGATGGCATGGAGAAGGTACTACAAACGAATACCCATCATCCGCTGGTTTAAGAAAAGCATGGAACCAGAAATTGAGTGATTTCTGGGTAGAAGATGGGGATTTCTTCAGAATTCAGAATATCCAGGTTGGATATACTATCGAATCTGATGCGCTTCCATATGCAAGAGTCTATATGACTGCCGAAAGACCTTTTACTTCTTTCGATTACAACGGGTTTAGCCCGGAAGTTCCGAATGGTGTGGACAGACAAACCTATCCAATACCTTCTGTGTACACCGTAGGATTGAACATTAAAATTTAA
- a CDS encoding putative DNA modification/repair radical SAM protein: MDFDRIKEKLSILADAAKYDVSCSSSGSKRKNTNKGLGDSSGMGICHSYTEDGRCVSLLKILLTNHCIFDCAYCVTRKSNDIKRAAFKVQEVVDLTISFYRRNYIEGLFLSSGIFKDADTTMERLIQVAKKLREEENFNGYIHLKSIPGASDELMREAGLYADRLSVNIEIPTKSGLKLLAPDKNHEDFMKPMKKVKNEIIQYKQESRIIKSTPKYAPAGQSTQMIVGATGESDRDIMYTSNFFYKNYQMRRVYYSGYVPVANDPRLPALGTQVPVLRENRLYQTDWLMRFYGFDVREILNNDYPHLDMEIDPKLSWALRNREHFPVNINRADKSMLLRIPGVGLKSVNKILQARKFRKLNWEHLKKIGIALNRAQYFITCDSRIWEKNDYSSDRLKQIIIQNSASKFRKDTGQLSLFS; the protein is encoded by the coding sequence ATGGATTTTGACCGAATAAAGGAAAAATTATCAATTCTGGCTGATGCTGCCAAGTATGATGTTTCTTGCTCCTCCAGTGGAAGCAAACGGAAAAACACCAATAAAGGCCTGGGAGATTCATCCGGAATGGGTATCTGTCATTCGTATACCGAAGATGGGCGTTGCGTTTCCTTGCTGAAGATACTACTTACCAATCATTGTATTTTCGATTGTGCATACTGCGTAACCCGAAAAAGCAACGACATCAAACGCGCCGCCTTTAAAGTTCAGGAAGTAGTGGATCTCACGATCTCTTTCTATCGAAGGAATTATATTGAAGGTTTATTTTTAAGTTCCGGTATCTTTAAAGATGCCGATACTACCATGGAGCGTTTGATCCAGGTCGCCAAAAAACTTCGAGAAGAAGAGAATTTCAATGGATATATACATTTGAAATCCATTCCAGGGGCCAGCGATGAACTGATGCGCGAAGCGGGCTTATATGCAGATCGTCTAAGCGTAAATATCGAAATCCCTACCAAATCGGGTCTTAAACTATTAGCTCCTGATAAGAATCATGAAGATTTCATGAAACCTATGAAAAAGGTCAAAAATGAGATCATTCAGTATAAGCAGGAAAGCCGCATTATTAAAAGCACTCCGAAATACGCTCCTGCCGGACAAAGCACCCAGATGATCGTTGGCGCTACCGGCGAATCTGATCGCGATATCATGTATACCTCCAACTTTTTCTATAAAAATTATCAGATGCGACGGGTGTATTATTCCGGTTACGTGCCGGTCGCTAACGACCCTCGTCTTCCGGCCCTTGGGACCCAGGTTCCCGTTCTTCGGGAAAACCGACTCTATCAAACCGACTGGCTGATGCGTTTTTATGGATTTGATGTTCGGGAAATTCTGAATAATGATTATCCACATCTGGATATGGAGATCGATCCAAAACTGAGCTGGGCTTTGCGCAACAGGGAGCATTTTCCTGTCAATATCAACAGGGCTGATAAATCGATGTTACTCCGCATTCCCGGAGTGGGTTTGAAATCGGTTAACAAGATCCTTCAGGCACGAAAATTCCGAAAACTGAACTGGGAACACCTCAAAAAGATTGGGATTGCTTTGAATCGCGCCCAGTACTTTATAACCTGTGATTCGCGGATCTGGGAAAAGAATGATTATTCCAGTGATCGATTAAAACAAATTATCATCCAGAATTCCGCCAGCAAATTCCGCAAAGATACTGGCCAGTTATCCTTATTCTCATGA
- a CDS encoding TIGR03915 family putative DNA repair protein, giving the protein MNGFILKYDGSFEGLLCCVFEAYHQKLQILDIQPLDRAADQLFAESLEVNTDVQKASRVLKALQKKTSSQGLLRIKWTFLSELPGMEIQLFRAIRYIFASEKPVDADYSEDSILYLAQTIKKVGREKHRMEAFVRFRLTHDGIYFALIEPDFNVLPIISRHFTSRYADQEWIIYDLKRGFGLHYDKNSTQFIQLDLPENVGISGAPSEYFANEEIAFQELWQAYFNNVNIKSRVNTRLHLQHVPRRYWKYLTEKSSFA; this is encoded by the coding sequence ATGAATGGTTTCATTTTAAAATATGATGGAAGCTTTGAAGGACTGCTGTGCTGTGTTTTTGAAGCTTATCATCAAAAATTGCAAATTTTGGATATCCAGCCGTTAGACCGGGCTGCCGATCAGCTGTTTGCAGAGTCTCTGGAAGTAAATACCGATGTTCAAAAAGCCAGTCGTGTTCTTAAAGCACTTCAGAAGAAAACATCTTCACAAGGATTGCTTCGGATAAAATGGACATTTTTAAGCGAGCTTCCTGGAATGGAAATTCAGCTATTTCGCGCCATCCGGTATATTTTCGCCTCAGAAAAACCAGTAGATGCTGATTATTCGGAAGATTCCATTCTGTACCTGGCTCAAACCATCAAAAAAGTAGGCCGTGAAAAACATCGAATGGAGGCTTTTGTAAGGTTTCGCTTAACCCATGACGGAATTTACTTTGCGCTGATCGAACCAGATTTTAATGTACTACCTATAATTTCCCGCCATTTTACAAGCCGATATGCCGATCAGGAATGGATTATTTATGATCTGAAGCGTGGTTTTGGATTGCATTATGACAAGAATTCCACCCAATTTATCCAATTAGACCTACCCGAAAATGTAGGAATTTCTGGCGCTCCTTCAGAATATTTTGCGAATGAAGAAATAGCATTTCAGGAATTATGGCAGGCCTATTTTAATAATGTAAACATCAAAAGCCGCGTAAACACTAGGCTTCACCTGCAACACGTACCGCGCAGGTACTGGAAATATTTAACGGAAAAGAGTTCTTTTGCATAA